The proteins below are encoded in one region of Lactuca sativa cultivar Salinas chromosome 3, Lsat_Salinas_v11, whole genome shotgun sequence:
- the LOC111921626 gene encoding putative transcription elongation factor SPT5 homolog 1: MPRRRDEYEDDVDEDQDDPVDDDDDEDYGTSRGGGGSDRKRRRSDFIDDVAEEDEDEEEEYDEDDEDYGGGGGGGGSRRRGGGKASKKASGAGFFELEADVDTDAEEEEEEDGEDDFIVNERVDPHEEEGARRMHHRPLLSREDDQEDVEALERIIQERFARNRTEYDDDDATEVEQQALLPSVRDPKLWMVKCAIGHEREVAVCLMQKCIDRGSELQIRSAIALDHLKNYVYIEADKEAHVKEACKGMRNIFTGSKILLVPIKEMTDVLSVESKAIDLSRDTWVRMKIGTYKGDLAKVVDVDNVRQRVTVKLIPRIDLQALANKLEGREVPKKKTFTPPPRFMNVDEAREMHIRVERRRDPMTGDYFENINGMMFKDGFLYKTVSMKSISTQNIQPSFDELEKFRQPNENGDGDIASLSSLFANRKKGHFMKGDRVIVIKGDLKNLKGSVEKVEEGTVHIKPHATGLPKTLAVSERELCKYFETGNHVKVVSGAQEGVTGMVLTAKGHLVNMVSDTTKEVLQVFSDNVVESSEVTSGITKIGDYELHDLVQLDNSNFGVIIRVDSEAFQVLKGVADRAEVELVRLRDIKYKIDKKLNAPDYYKNTVSVKDVVKVLQGPCKGRQGPVEHIYRGILFIYDRHHLEHAGFICAKSQACVLVGGSLGNGDRNGNPLASRVAQLRTPNRIPNSSGRPTRGAPPLPGGRNRGGGRGGDSYIGARIIIRQGPFKGYRGRVKDVSGTSVRVELESQMRVVTVDRTHVSDNVNKTAPYRETHRYGSGSETPMHPSRTPLHPYMTPMRDSAATPIHDGMRTPMRDRAWNPYAPMSPARESWEDGNPGSWGSSPQYQPGSPRSRAYEAPTPGSGWANTPSGGSYSEAGTPRDNRDRDTTPASYGNAPSPYLPSTPGGQPPMTPSSTYLPGTPGGQPMTPGGGGLDMMSPVVGGDNDGPWFLPDILVNVRRSGEDAVVGVIREVLLDGACRVAVGGDVITASPNEMEVVVPRKSDKIKIMGGPQRGATGKLIGVDGTDGIVKVDDTLDVKILDMVILAKLAPPH; encoded by the exons ATGCCTCGCAGGCGAGACGAGTATGAAGATGATGTGGATGAGGATCAGGATGACCCGgttgatgacgatgatgatgaggaTTATGGCACTAGCCGTGGAGGAGGCGGCAGTGATCGTAAGAGGAGGAGATCCGATTTTATTGATGATGTtgctgaggaagatgaagatgaagaggaggagtacgatgaagatgatgaagattatggcggcggtggtggtggcggtggtagcCGTCGTCGAGGAGGAGGGAAAGCATCAAAAAAAGCATCTGGTGCTGGTTTCTTTGAGCTTGAAGCCGATGTTGACACAGATgctgaagaagaggaggaagaagatggTGAAGATG ACTTCATAGTGAATGAGAGAGTTGATCCGCATGAAGAAGAGGGTGCGAGAAGGATGCATCATCGTCCTTTGCTTTCACGTGAAGATGATCAGGAAGATGTTGAAGCTCTTGAGAGAATAATTCAGGAGAGGTTTGCTAGAAACCGAACagaatatgatgatgatgatgcaacAGAGGTGGAACAACAAGCTCTCTTACCATCTGTTCGTGATCCCAAATTATGGATGGTCAAATGTGCG ATTGGTCACGAGAGAGAGGTGGCTGTTTGCTTAATGCAAAAGTGCATTGATAGAGGTTCCGAGTTGCAGATTAGATCAGCTATTGCTCTTGATCATTTGAAGAACTATGTCTACATTGAAGCAGATAAAGAAGCCCATGTGAAAGAG GCTTGCAAGGGTATGCGTAATATATTTACTGGAAGTAAGATTTTACTGGTTCCTATAAAGGAAATGACTGATGTTCTTTCGGTTGAGAGCAAAGCAATTGATCTTTCAAGGGATACTTGGGTCAGAATGAAAATTGGTACATACAAAGGGGACCTTGCAAAG GTTGTGGATGTGGATAATGTTAGGCAGAGGGTTACTGTGAAACTAATCCCAAGGATCGACTTACAGGCCTTGGCAAACAAATTG GAGGGTAGGGAGGTTCCAAAGAAGAAGACATTTACCCCTCCACCACGCTTTATGAATGTTGATGAAGCAAG AGAAATGCATATTCGTGTTGAGCGGAGGAGAGATCCAATGACTGGTGATTACTTTGAGAATATAAATGGCATGATGTTTAAGGATGGCTTCTTATATAAAACTGTATCCATGAAGTCAATAAGCACTCAGAATATACAACCAAGTTTCGATGAACTTGAAAAGTTCAGGCAACCAAATGAAAATGGGGATGGAGATATTGCTAGTTTATCATCACTCTTTGCAAACAGAAAGAAAGGACATTTTATGAAGGGCGATAGAGTCATTGTTATCAAAGGGGACCTCAAAAATCTCAAGGGCTCTGTAGAGAAAGTAGAAGAAGGCACTGTTCATATTAAACCACATGCCACTGGACTTCCC AAAACTCTTGCTGTAAGTGAAAGAGAGCTCTGCAAATACTTTGAGACAGGGAATCATGTGAAAGTTGTCTCTGGTGCACAAGAAGGTGTGACTGGAATGGTTTTAACTGCTAAGGGGCATTTGGTTAACATGGTGTCAGATACTACCAAAGAAGTT CTACAAGTATTTTCTGACAATGTTGTGGAGAGCTCTGAAGTAACATCTGGCATCACCAAAATTGGGGATTATGAGCTTCATGATCTTGTCCAGCTGGA CAATTCCAATTTTGGTGTGATCATACGTGTTGACAGTGAAGCCTTTCAG GTTCTCAAGGGTGTTGCAGATAGAGCGGAGGTTGAACTTGTTAGGTTGAGAGATATTAAATACAAGATTGATAAGAAATTAAATGCTCCAGATTATTATAAGAACACAGTATCAGTGAAAGATGTAGTTAAAGTTCTTCAGGGCCCATGCAAG GGGCGACAAGGTCCGGTTGAACATATTTACAGAGGAATTCTGTTTATATACGATCGGCATCATCTGGAGCATGCAGGATTTATCTGTGCGAAATCTCAAGCATGCGTATTGGTTGGTGGGTCCCTTGGAAATGGTGATAGAAAT GGCAATCCATTGGCATCAAGAGTTGCACAACTTAGGACTCCCAACCGTATTCCTAATTCCTCGGGTAGACCTACCAGAGGAGCCCCACCACTAC CTGGTGGGAGGAACAGAGGTGGTGGCAGAGGGGGAGATTCTTACATTGGAGCACGCATCATAATCCGCCAAGGTCCCTTTAAAGGATACAGAGGCCGGGTTAAGGATGTTAGTGGCACATCAGTTCGGGTCGAGTTGGAGTCACAAATGAGGGTTGTTACAG TTGATCGGACTCACGTCTCTGATAATGTGAACAAGACGGCCCCATATCG TGAGACACATAGGTATGGGTCTGGAAGTGAGACACCTATGCACCCTTCACGAACCCCACTCCATCCATATATGACGCCTATGAGGGATTCTGCAG CAACACCTATTCATGATGGAATGAGGACACCTATGCGTGACAGAGCATGGAATCCATACGCACCCATGAGTCCTGCCAG GGAATCTTGGGAAGATGGAAACCCTGGTTCTTGGGGAAGCAGTCCTCAGTATCAA cCGGGAAGTCCTCGTTCAAGAGCATATGAAGCACCAACTCCTGGTTCAGGATGGGCCAATACTCCTTCTGGTGGAAGTTACAGTGAAGCTGGCACACCAAGGGATAATAGGGATAGGGATACTACCCCTGCCTCCTATG GTAATGCTCCAAGCCCTTACTTGCCATCGACACCTGGTGGACAGCCGCCAATGACACCAAGCTCAACATATTTACCTGGTACACCAGGCGGCCAACCAATGACTCCTGGTGGTGGTGGGTTGGATATGATGTCACCTGTAGTAG GTGGGGATAACGATGGACCATGGTTCCTGCCAGACATATTGGTGAATGTACGCAGATCAGGTGAAGATGCTGTCGTTGGTGTCATCCGAGAAGTGCTTCTG GATGGGGCATGTCGAGTAGCTGTTGGTGGGGATGTGATCACAGCCAGCCCGAACGAGATGGAGGTGGTAGTGCCAAGGAAGTCTGACAAAATAAAGATCATGGGTGGGCCCCAGCGTGGGGCTACAGGGAAGCTCATTGGTGTGGATGGCACAGATGGAATTGTTAAAGTGGATGACACTCTTGATGTTAAAATATTAGATATGGTCATTCTAGCCAAGTTAGCACCACCACATTAA